In one window of Skermanella rosea DNA:
- a CDS encoding 3'-5' exonuclease, with protein MALLFASVGAVAAVLMILLPAALANADGAGNPVVTQAVGGVAVAVATVFALWRIIDGSILRSLAALAGEARVIGHGTVAARVPPERYAALSPLPQAINELGEKLAAARSDIDEAVASSTAVVQEQKSRLSTLLRDLHEGVLVCNQQHQILLYNQAALTLLHLTADLGLGRNLLQVVTRAPVLHTLERLTLRVKDGRHHSHPMGVTAEFVAATTDGRYLLQGRMSLILQEEDALTGYVVTFDDVTAKLAALGKRDAVLRAATEGFRPPVANLLAAAETLSDNPDLDRESRRAFEQVILEECAALSGRLESVTADYRSIITGAWPMSDIHSGNLINLVIARVAAAGGPAITLTGLPQWLHGDSYSLVVLLDHLVRRLGEVTGARNFDLSAETGGSWVFVDISWSGTPVASSVVDGWMEQALPDALGGLTVTDVLQHHRSELWCDAPRPGQARMRVPLPPTEQLHGHADRAPPSARPEFFDFSLLHQPIATAELGRTPLDKLTFVVFDTETTGLRPSDGDEIIQIAGVRIVNGRILTGETFSQLVDPGRTIPPETIQFHGVTDDMVRGKPRASVVLPQFHLFVSGAVLVAHNAAFDLKFLKMKEKVSGVRFDHPVLDTMLLSRQLQGPDADHTLDGIAKRLGIQVVDRHTALGDSLLTAAIFLRFVDMLREQNVITLDDAIRSANMLVELHARERAF; from the coding sequence ATGGCCCTCCTGTTCGCGTCGGTCGGTGCGGTCGCCGCCGTCCTGATGATCCTGCTGCCGGCGGCGCTCGCCAACGCCGACGGGGCCGGCAATCCGGTGGTGACCCAGGCCGTCGGCGGGGTCGCCGTCGCCGTGGCCACCGTGTTCGCCCTGTGGCGGATCATCGACGGAAGCATCCTGCGGTCCCTGGCGGCGCTGGCCGGAGAGGCCCGCGTGATCGGCCACGGCACCGTGGCGGCCCGGGTCCCGCCGGAGCGGTACGCGGCGCTCTCCCCCCTGCCCCAGGCGATCAACGAGCTGGGCGAGAAGCTGGCCGCCGCCCGGTCGGACATCGACGAGGCGGTCGCCTCCTCCACCGCCGTCGTGCAGGAACAGAAGAGCCGGCTGTCCACCCTGCTGCGCGACCTGCACGAGGGTGTCCTGGTCTGCAACCAGCAGCACCAGATCCTTCTCTACAACCAGGCGGCATTGACGCTGCTCCACCTGACCGCCGATCTGGGACTCGGCCGCAACCTGCTCCAGGTGGTGACCCGGGCGCCGGTTCTCCACACGCTGGAGCGGCTGACCCTGCGCGTCAAGGACGGGCGTCACCATAGCCACCCCATGGGCGTCACGGCCGAGTTCGTCGCCGCCACCACCGATGGGCGCTACCTGCTCCAGGGACGCATGAGCCTGATCCTCCAGGAGGAGGACGCCCTGACCGGCTATGTCGTCACGTTCGACGACGTCACCGCCAAACTGGCGGCGCTCGGCAAGCGCGACGCGGTGCTCCGGGCCGCGACGGAAGGGTTCCGGCCGCCGGTCGCCAACCTGCTGGCCGCGGCCGAGACCCTGTCCGACAACCCCGACCTGGACCGGGAGTCGCGCAGGGCCTTCGAGCAGGTGATCCTGGAGGAATGCGCGGCCCTGTCCGGCCGCCTGGAGAGCGTCACCGCCGACTACCGGAGCATCATCACCGGTGCCTGGCCGATGAGCGACATCCATTCCGGCAACCTGATCAACCTGGTCATCGCCCGGGTCGCCGCCGCCGGCGGGCCTGCCATCACCCTGACCGGCCTGCCGCAGTGGCTGCACGGCGACAGCTACAGCCTCGTCGTGCTGCTCGACCATCTGGTGCGGCGGCTGGGCGAAGTCACCGGCGCCCGGAACTTCGACCTCTCGGCGGAGACCGGGGGCTCGTGGGTCTTCGTCGACATCTCGTGGAGCGGTACGCCGGTCGCCTCCTCCGTCGTGGACGGCTGGATGGAGCAGGCCCTGCCCGACGCCCTGGGCGGCCTGACCGTCACCGACGTCCTTCAGCATCACCGCAGCGAGCTGTGGTGCGACGCGCCCCGGCCGGGACAGGCGCGCATGCGGGTGCCGCTGCCGCCGACGGAGCAGCTCCACGGCCATGCCGACCGGGCGCCGCCCTCCGCCCGGCCGGAATTCTTCGATTTCTCCCTGCTGCACCAGCCGATCGCCACGGCCGAGCTGGGCCGGACACCGCTCGACAAACTGACGTTCGTCGTTTTCGATACCGAAACGACCGGCCTGCGCCCGTCCGACGGCGACGAGATCATCCAGATCGCCGGGGTCCGGATCGTCAACGGGCGCATCCTGACCGGCGAGACCTTCAGCCAGCTGGTCGATCCCGGCCGGACGATCCCGCCGGAGACGATCCAGTTCCACGGCGTCACCGACGACATGGTGCGCGGCAAGCCGCGGGCATCGGTCGTGCTGCCGCAGTTCCATCTGTTCGTGTCGGGTGCCGTGCTGGTCGCGCACAACGCCGCCTTCGACCTCAAGTTCCTCAAGATGAAGGAGAAGGTCAGCGGAGTGCGGTTCGACCATCCCGTGCTCGACACCATGCTGCTGTCGCGCCAGCTCCAGGGGCCGGACGCCGACCACACGCTCG